The Thermoanaerobaculia bacterium genome contains a region encoding:
- a CDS encoding sigma-70 family RNA polymerase sigma factor: MLDSDTLLERCRQGDDLAWEALVRQYQGRVFGVALHFLRDREEARDAAQEIFLRVYTRLDGLLEGQAFLPWLLRLARNCCIDRLRRREVRTPAFAVALEDAHEISSPDPSPEESVLQGAREVLLYRALGELSEKNREMILLKDTQELKLEEIAELLSLPLGTVKSRAHRARIELALAIRTLDPSYGSAT, translated from the coding sequence TTGCTGGATTCAGACACTCTGCTCGAACGCTGTCGCCAGGGCGACGACCTCGCCTGGGAGGCGCTCGTCCGGCAGTATCAGGGGCGGGTCTTCGGCGTGGCGCTGCACTTCCTGCGCGACCGCGAGGAGGCCCGGGACGCCGCCCAGGAGATCTTCCTTCGCGTTTATACCCGACTCGACGGCCTCCTCGAAGGCCAGGCCTTTCTCCCCTGGCTGCTGCGCCTGGCGCGCAACTGCTGCATCGACCGCCTGCGCCGCCGCGAGGTCCGCACTCCCGCCTTCGCCGTGGCGCTCGAAGACGCGCACGAGATCTCCTCGCCGGACCCGTCGCCGGAGGAGTCCGTCCTGCAGGGCGCCCGGGAGGTCCTGCTCTATCGCGCTCTCGGCGAGCTGAGCGAGAAGAACCGCGAGATGATCCTCCTCAAGGACACCCAGGAGTTGAAGCTCGAGGAGATCGCCGAGCTCCTCTCTCTGCCGTTGGGCACCGTCAAGTCCCGCGCCCACCGCGCGCGCATCGAGCTCGCCCTGGCGATCCGGACGCTCGACCCGTCGTACGGGAGTGCGACATGA